The following are encoded in a window of Armatimonas rosea genomic DNA:
- a CDS encoding KdsC family phosphatase produces the protein MNDDLTARLARIRLLALDVDGTLTDGGIYFGANGEELKRFHTQDGLGIVLARGVGLQVAWVTGRDSSIVWRRSQELATPRHLVMQGVKDKVKALEFLARETQVSLSEVAFMGDDLNDLPAMSEAEVALCPADAASHVLRAADWVASRRGGEGAVREAIELILTARGDYDRAVALYLEKLAPGQ, from the coding sequence ATGAATGACGATCTTACGGCGCGGTTGGCGCGCATTCGCTTGCTGGCACTTGATGTCGATGGCACCCTGACCGATGGGGGAATCTACTTTGGGGCCAATGGGGAGGAGCTTAAACGCTTTCATACCCAGGATGGTCTGGGCATTGTCTTGGCGCGTGGGGTGGGGCTCCAGGTTGCCTGGGTGACGGGGCGAGACTCGAGCATTGTCTGGCGGCGCTCGCAGGAGCTGGCGACCCCGCGCCATCTGGTGATGCAGGGAGTCAAAGACAAGGTCAAGGCGCTGGAGTTCTTGGCGCGGGAGACCCAGGTCTCGCTGAGCGAGGTGGCCTTTATGGGCGATGACCTCAACGACCTCCCCGCGATGAGCGAGGCGGAGGTGGCGCTCTGCCCTGCGGATGCGGCCTCGCACGTGCTCCGCGCCGCAGACTGGGTCGCGAGTCGGCGGGGGGGAGAGGGCGCGGTGCGTGAGGCAATCGAGCTGATCCTCACGGCGCGTGGGGACTACGACCGTGCGGTGGCGCTCTATCTGGAAAAGCTAGCACCCGGGCAGTAA
- a CDS encoding 3D domain-containing protein, producing MRPRAASQRMSPPRRRWDSSLGSHPSRGSYRRCLTVTATAYQPIDDPIEGGRWTKTERDGRAVHGVAVDPKIVPLGTRLWIPGYGHAIADDIGGAIKGHRIDLRMQSADNMRRWGVRRVQLYVLD from the coding sequence GTGCGCCCCCGTGCAGCTTCGCAGCGTATGTCCCCGCCACGACGGCGCTGGGATAGCTCTCTGGGGAGTCACCCCAGCCGAGGAAGCTACCGTCGCTGCCTCACGGTCACGGCCACAGCCTACCAGCCCATCGACGACCCCATCGAGGGGGGGCGCTGGACCAAGACGGAGCGTGATGGACGTGCGGTCCACGGTGTCGCCGTGGACCCCAAGATTGTCCCTTTGGGAACACGTCTCTGGATTCCGGGGTATGGCCATGCGATCGCCGACGACATTGGAGGAGCGATTAAAGGCCACCGGATTGATCTACGAATGCAGAGTGCAGACAACATGCGGCGCTGGGGTGTCCGCCGTGTGCAGCTCTATGTCTTGGATTAG
- a CDS encoding ArsR/SmtB family transcription factor: MTNYTLDMPTLERIAPTIRVLSHPLRLRILDFLEKSGSPQRVTEIVDASEGAQQAIVSQQLKIMRDSGILSAERRGNCVYYSISNRASLYFLDCIRTHESN; encoded by the coding sequence ATGACAAACTATACCTTAGACATGCCCACCCTTGAGCGCATTGCGCCAACAATTCGAGTCCTATCTCATCCTTTACGCCTTAGAATCCTAGATTTTCTTGAAAAATCAGGTTCACCTCAAAGAGTGACTGAAATTGTGGATGCATCCGAGGGAGCGCAACAAGCCATTGTCAGCCAACAGCTAAAAATTATGCGCGATAGCGGAATCCTATCCGCAGAGCGACGTGGTAATTGCGTCTATTACTCGATTTCTAACCGCGCCTCACTCTATTTCCTCGACTGCATCCGCACTCACGAGTCTAACTAA
- a CDS encoding RIO1 family regulatory kinase/ATPase, which yields MRIEKTAEDDEEEARDVPDEFDAFDELDDDEPEGFERFHDTRVTSKAKKKHAEMAKALAADEGNVLFETTYKPSRHEATWLYGSLRPFFEEQKLIDDVFFQVKGGKEASVYCCHVHPDAQAALGAELVAAKVYRPRQFRNLRNDALYRQGRAILTDDGREAKATDTRLMRALGKKTEFGQQVQHSSWLLYEYTTLQALFTAGCAVPEPYAVGENAILMGYVGEETRAASTLIELVLPRAEAQKVFDQLKESLAILVGMGLVHGDLSAYNVLYDGDKPTIIDLPQVVRFDQNEHAEAIFLRDLTRLCDYFRRAGVVCDPEALARELRQAP from the coding sequence ATGCGGATAGAAAAAACTGCCGAGGACGACGAAGAAGAAGCACGCGACGTTCCCGATGAATTTGATGCGTTTGATGAGCTCGACGACGACGAGCCCGAGGGGTTTGAGCGCTTTCACGACACCCGTGTGACCTCGAAGGCGAAGAAGAAGCACGCCGAGATGGCCAAGGCGCTGGCTGCCGACGAGGGCAATGTGCTCTTTGAGACGACCTACAAGCCCAGCCGCCACGAGGCCACCTGGCTCTACGGGTCGCTGCGGCCGTTCTTCGAGGAGCAAAAGCTGATCGACGATGTCTTCTTCCAGGTCAAGGGCGGCAAGGAGGCGAGTGTCTACTGCTGCCATGTCCACCCCGATGCTCAGGCGGCGCTGGGAGCCGAGCTGGTGGCGGCCAAGGTCTACCGCCCCCGGCAGTTCCGCAACCTGAGAAACGATGCGCTGTACCGCCAGGGTCGCGCGATCCTCACCGACGATGGCAGGGAGGCGAAGGCCACCGACACGCGCCTGATGCGGGCACTGGGCAAGAAGACCGAGTTTGGGCAGCAGGTCCAGCACTCCAGCTGGCTGCTCTACGAGTACACCACCCTCCAAGCCCTCTTCACCGCCGGCTGCGCGGTCCCCGAGCCCTACGCCGTGGGGGAGAATGCGATTTTAATGGGCTATGTCGGGGAAGAGACCCGCGCGGCCTCGACCTTGATCGAGCTGGTCCTGCCCCGCGCCGAGGCGCAAAAAGTCTTCGATCAGCTCAAAGAGAGCCTGGCGATCCTGGTGGGAATGGGCCTGGTCCACGGCGACCTCTCCGCCTACAATGTCCTCTACGACGGCGACAAGCCGACGATTATTGACCTGCCGCAGGTGGTGCGCTTCGACCAGAACGAGCACGCCGAGGCGATCTTTCTGCGGGATCTCACTCGCCTCTGTGACTACTTCCGCCGCGCCGGGGTGGTCTGCGATCCCGAGGCACTTGCACGGGAGCTACGGCAGGCCCCCTGA
- the lon gene encoding endopeptidase La, translating to MPRKAKKNLEIPPLGLDLLDEELLQDEETFLDELDGGWEGESVPHVLPLIPIRDSVYFPGMIFPLTLGRDCSVRAVEVAQEGRPRMVALITQRDLQVEDPQPDDLYEMGIAAEVMQFTRIPDGMVRVLLEAGPRVQVRRYLQTDPYMRIEVESLPQPGEPPTPHVEALTRTVTAQFERLVTEAKGIPPEALVNVLSVEEPGRLADTIIPYLALRVEQKQSLLETLSVEERLEKLATVLNEESAILEIQKDIRSRVEKEMGDHQREFFLREQLKAIQSELGEADDRASELAEYRQKIVAAKMPEEIETRALKELDRFEKTPLVSPEAGVLRNYLDLMVAMPWSTLTDDRLDIAEAERILDEDHYGLPKVKERILEFLAVRKLAGEKLKAPILCFVGPPGVGKTSLGRSVARALGRKFARLSLGGVRDEAEIRGHRRTYVGAMPGRILQAIRQAGSRNPVIVLDELDKLGNDFRGDPSSALLEALDPEQNKEFSDHYLEVPFDLSQALFIATANLLDTIPPALRDRLEVIPFSGYIEAEKLAIAQTHLLPRQRESHGLTDENFTLDEAALRSLIREYTREAGVRSLHREIGSLCRKAARKLASDETQVVAVQAETLEGLLGKPRFDWGKMEETDEVGAATGLVYTEAGGDTVTIEVLPTRGEGKLTLTGQLGEVMRESAQTAWTFVRSRLETLGIAEDADKGKDIHVHVPAGAVPKDGPSAGVTMAVALASAISGRAVRCDVAMTGEITLRGKVLPVGGIKEKVLAAHRSGVRTVLLPAENEADLDDLPADVRAELTFVFLRHADDALKVALRE from the coding sequence ATGCCACGTAAGGCCAAGAAGAACCTCGAAATTCCCCCGCTGGGGCTTGATTTACTTGATGAGGAGCTGCTCCAGGACGAGGAGACGTTCCTGGATGAGCTCGATGGAGGCTGGGAAGGGGAGAGCGTCCCCCATGTCCTGCCCCTGATTCCCATCCGCGATAGTGTCTACTTTCCCGGCATGATCTTCCCCCTCACCCTCGGGCGTGACTGCTCCGTGCGGGCGGTGGAGGTGGCGCAGGAGGGGCGGCCCCGCATGGTCGCCCTGATCACCCAGCGCGATCTCCAGGTGGAGGATCCCCAGCCCGACGACCTCTACGAGATGGGGATCGCGGCGGAGGTGATGCAGTTCACCCGAATCCCCGATGGCATGGTGCGCGTCTTGCTTGAGGCCGGGCCACGTGTCCAGGTGCGCCGCTACCTCCAGACCGACCCCTACATGCGGATCGAGGTGGAGTCCCTGCCCCAGCCCGGCGAGCCCCCGACCCCCCATGTCGAGGCGCTCACCCGGACGGTCACCGCGCAGTTTGAGCGCTTGGTCACTGAGGCGAAGGGAATTCCCCCCGAGGCACTGGTCAACGTCCTCTCGGTCGAGGAACCGGGCCGCCTCGCCGACACGATCATCCCCTACCTCGCGCTCCGGGTCGAGCAGAAACAGAGCCTGCTGGAGACACTCTCGGTCGAGGAGCGCCTGGAGAAGCTGGCGACAGTCCTCAATGAAGAGAGCGCGATCCTAGAGATCCAGAAAGACATCCGCTCCCGAGTCGAGAAGGAGATGGGCGACCACCAGCGCGAGTTCTTCCTGCGCGAGCAGCTCAAGGCGATCCAGTCCGAGCTTGGGGAGGCCGACGACCGCGCTAGCGAGCTGGCTGAGTACCGCCAGAAGATTGTCGCCGCCAAGATGCCCGAGGAGATCGAGACCCGCGCCCTGAAGGAGCTCGATCGCTTTGAGAAGACCCCGCTGGTCAGCCCCGAGGCGGGCGTGCTGCGCAACTACCTCGATCTGATGGTCGCCATGCCCTGGAGCACGCTCACCGACGACCGCTTGGATATCGCGGAGGCGGAGCGGATCCTGGATGAGGATCACTACGGCCTGCCCAAGGTGAAGGAGCGCATCCTGGAGTTCCTGGCCGTGCGCAAGCTCGCGGGGGAGAAGCTCAAGGCGCCCATTCTTTGTTTTGTCGGGCCGCCCGGTGTGGGCAAGACCAGCCTTGGCCGCTCGGTGGCGCGGGCACTGGGGCGCAAGTTCGCCCGCCTCTCGCTGGGCGGGGTCCGCGATGAGGCCGAGATTCGGGGGCACCGGCGCACCTATGTGGGCGCGATGCCGGGGCGCATCTTGCAGGCGATTCGGCAGGCGGGCAGCCGCAACCCGGTGATTGTCCTGGACGAGCTCGATAAGCTGGGCAACGATTTTAGAGGCGATCCCAGCTCGGCGCTCCTGGAGGCGCTCGACCCGGAGCAGAATAAAGAGTTCTCCGACCACTACTTAGAGGTGCCTTTTGACCTGTCTCAGGCACTCTTTATCGCCACGGCAAACCTGCTGGACACGATCCCACCCGCCTTGCGCGACCGGCTTGAGGTGATCCCGTTCTCGGGCTATATCGAGGCGGAGAAGCTGGCGATCGCCCAGACCCATCTCCTGCCCCGCCAGCGCGAGAGCCATGGCCTCACCGACGAAAACTTCACCCTCGACGAGGCGGCGCTCCGAAGCCTGATCCGGGAGTACACCCGTGAGGCGGGCGTGCGTAGCCTGCACCGGGAGATCGGCTCGCTCTGCCGGAAGGCGGCACGAAAGCTGGCCAGCGACGAGACCCAGGTCGTTGCGGTGCAGGCGGAGACTCTTGAAGGGCTGCTCGGGAAGCCGCGCTTCGACTGGGGCAAGATGGAGGAGACCGACGAGGTCGGGGCCGCTACGGGGCTGGTCTACACCGAGGCCGGCGGCGACACGGTGACGATCGAGGTCCTGCCCACCCGCGGCGAGGGCAAGCTCACCCTGACCGGCCAGCTCGGGGAGGTGATGCGCGAGTCCGCCCAGACCGCCTGGACCTTTGTCCGCTCCCGCCTAGAGACCCTGGGGATCGCCGAGGATGCCGACAAGGGCAAAGATATCCATGTCCATGTCCCCGCGGGTGCGGTGCCGAAAGATGGGCCGTCGGCAGGGGTGACCATGGCGGTCGCGCTGGCCTCTGCGATCTCGGGGCGCGCCGTGCGCTGCGATGTGGCGATGACGGGCGAGATCACGCTCCGGGGCAAGGTGCTTCCGGTGGGAGGGATCAAGGAGAAGGTCCTGGCCGCACACCGCTCAGGTGTGCGCACGGTGCTCCTGCCCGCCGAGAACGAGGCCGATCTGGACGATCTCCCGGCCGATGT